The following are encoded in a window of Halalkalicoccus jeotgali B3 genomic DNA:
- a CDS encoding sugar phosphate isomerase/epimerase family protein, with protein MQFGINTWVWGSSLTVDKLERLTDKTVEMGYDVIEIPLEDHDDLDYDRAAEVVRSAGLDVTTAAVMAPERDLVHPEADKRETGEQYLRDAIDATATLGGGTLVGPIYSSTGRLWQMDAEERDTTERELAETLRSLSEYAETRDVTLCVEPLNRFETSLINTTEQGIHLVDSVDHPSCQLLLDTFHMNIEDKDVPAAIRSADRRMGHVHACANDRGTPGTGHIRWSEIGRALDDVNFDGAVVVESFTPDVESIAKAASVWRPLAPDQDELARDGLAHLRDTLG; from the coding sequence ATGCAGTTCGGTATCAACACCTGGGTCTGGGGATCGTCCCTGACCGTCGACAAGCTAGAACGGTTGACTGACAAGACCGTCGAAATGGGGTACGACGTCATCGAAATCCCGCTCGAAGATCACGACGACCTCGACTACGACCGAGCGGCCGAGGTCGTCCGGTCCGCTGGACTCGACGTTACCACCGCCGCGGTCATGGCGCCCGAACGCGACCTCGTTCATCCGGAGGCCGACAAGCGGGAAACCGGTGAACAGTACTTGAGGGACGCGATCGACGCGACCGCGACGCTCGGCGGGGGGACCCTCGTCGGACCCATTTACTCCTCGACCGGTCGACTCTGGCAAATGGACGCAGAAGAACGAGACACGACCGAACGAGAGCTCGCAGAGACGCTTCGCTCGCTGTCAGAATACGCCGAGACGAGAGACGTTACCCTGTGCGTGGAGCCGCTCAATCGGTTTGAGACTAGCCTGATCAACACCACCGAACAGGGCATCCATCTGGTGGATAGTGTCGACCATCCCTCGTGTCAACTCCTGTTGGACACGTTCCACATGAACATTGAGGACAAGGACGTTCCGGCGGCGATCCGGAGCGCCGACCGTCGGATGGGACACGTCCACGCCTGTGCCAACGACCGGGGTACCCCCGGGACGGGCCACATCCGGTGGTCGGAGATTGGTCGTGCTCTCGACGACGTGAACTTCGACGGGGCAGTTGTCGTCGAATCGTTTACTCCGGACGTCGAGAGCATCGCGAAGGCCGCGTCCGTTTGGCGTCCCCTCGCGCCGGATCAGGACGAACTGGCGAGAGACGGTCTGGCACACTTACGGGACACGCTGGGATAA
- a CDS encoding alcohol dehydrogenase catalytic domain-containing protein, translating to MRGIILPGDGEAYVKEWDWEEQAVGPNEVRIQIGAAALCRSDMSLYYGDPLVGGEDSGEVVPGHEPAGTINEIGENVDHLEVGDRVAIDCFVGCGHCEYCLDGEDMLCDDVEILGFDRHGGDAEELITPASTCHKMPDEMSMATGSVSTDAIGNLYSTCKQIGLSASDTVGVVGLGPMGLSGVLNADAFGSDVVVFELVDERREKGLELGGDYAIDPSEEDPQKEVDAITDGEGLDKVIECSGAVPGIEMALDVVGRHGTVAQLGETHDSEVPVRPSDHLIHKKVDYVGSWYFDKHEWPEIADFIVNKIGNDRAEEIISHKYPLEEEEVQEGFRKFDNRETQKVLFTP from the coding sequence ATGAGAGGGATTATCCTACCTGGCGATGGTGAGGCGTACGTAAAAGAATGGGACTGGGAAGAGCAGGCGGTCGGTCCGAACGAAGTGCGGATTCAGATCGGTGCTGCTGCGCTCTGCCGCAGCGACATGAGCCTGTACTACGGCGATCCCCTGGTCGGCGGCGAGGATTCCGGCGAGGTGGTTCCAGGCCACGAACCGGCGGGGACGATCAACGAAATCGGAGAGAACGTCGACCACCTCGAAGTCGGCGACCGCGTCGCGATAGACTGTTTCGTCGGATGCGGGCACTGTGAGTACTGTTTGGACGGCGAAGATATGTTGTGTGACGACGTGGAGATCCTCGGGTTCGACAGACACGGCGGCGACGCGGAAGAGCTGATCACCCCCGCGTCGACGTGTCACAAGATGCCCGACGAGATGAGCATGGCCACGGGGTCGGTCTCGACGGACGCGATCGGCAACCTGTACAGCACGTGCAAGCAGATCGGTCTCAGCGCGTCGGATACCGTCGGCGTCGTCGGGCTCGGTCCGATGGGACTCAGCGGCGTCCTGAACGCGGACGCGTTCGGCTCCGATGTGGTGGTCTTCGAACTCGTCGACGAGCGACGCGAGAAAGGGCTGGAACTCGGCGGCGACTACGCGATCGACCCCTCCGAAGAGGATCCCCAGAAGGAAGTCGACGCGATCACCGACGGCGAGGGCCTCGACAAGGTAATTGAATGTTCGGGCGCCGTTCCCGGCATCGAGATGGCACTCGACGTCGTCGGGCGACACGGGACCGTCGCACAGCTCGGCGAAACGCACGACAGCGAGGTTCCCGTCCGGCCGAGCGACCACCTCATCCACAAGAAAGTTGACTACGTCGGCTCTTGGTACTTCGACAAGCACGAGTGGCCGGAGATCGCCGACTTCATCGTGAACAAGATCGGGAACGACCGCGCGGAGGAGATCATCTCCCACAAGTACCCCCTCGAGGAAGAGGAGGTCCAGGAAGGGTTCCGGAAGTTCGACAACCGCGAAACGCAGAAAGTACTGTTCACGCCGTAG
- a CDS encoding sugar phosphate isomerase/epimerase family protein encodes MVKYSYNELVYADESFEEGIERVAKYGYEGIELTGEDPASVDADELKEPLDRFDVEVSSLCGIYTEERDLSSPDPNTRAAGIRYLKECIDLAAAVDAEIVGVGPSPVNKIYPDADREEEWQLAIDSIRECADYAAKEGVVLAIEPWNRYETYFINRLEQAVTLAEDVDRDNVGIRADLFHMNIEEESPVRALREARDHLVHVHGAGTTRAAPGRGHYDWEEVAATLQAIGYDGYITFELLPAAADPFRVLEGGKDEAAAFYDQYTEEAIEEVRRAWDAAEAA; translated from the coding sequence ATGGTCAAATACAGCTACAACGAGCTCGTCTACGCCGACGAGTCCTTCGAGGAAGGAATCGAACGCGTCGCGAAATACGGGTACGAGGGAATCGAACTCACCGGCGAAGATCCGGCGTCGGTCGATGCCGACGAACTGAAAGAACCGCTCGATCGATTCGATGTCGAGGTGTCGTCTCTCTGTGGGATCTACACGGAGGAGCGAGATCTCTCGTCACCAGATCCCAACACACGGGCGGCGGGGATCCGGTACCTGAAAGAGTGTATCGATCTCGCGGCCGCCGTCGACGCCGAGATCGTCGGCGTGGGTCCCAGTCCGGTCAACAAGATCTACCCGGACGCCGACCGCGAGGAGGAGTGGCAACTCGCCATCGACTCCATCCGAGAGTGTGCCGACTACGCCGCCAAGGAGGGTGTCGTGCTGGCAATCGAACCTTGGAACCGCTACGAGACGTACTTCATCAACCGGCTCGAACAGGCGGTCACCCTAGCGGAAGACGTCGATCGGGACAACGTAGGCATCCGCGCCGATCTCTTCCACATGAACATCGAGGAAGAGTCTCCTGTTCGGGCGCTCCGTGAAGCGAGGGACCACCTCGTTCACGTTCATGGCGCTGGGACGACCCGAGCGGCGCCGGGACGCGGTCACTACGACTGGGAGGAAGTCGCCGCGACGTTACAGGCGATCGGATACGACGGCTACATCACGTTCGAACTCCTGCCCGCCGCTGCAGACCCCTTCCGCGTTCTGGAGGGCGGCAAGGACGAGGCGGCGGCGTTCTACGATCAGTACACCGAGGAAGCGATCGAGGAAGTCCGGCGAGCGTGGGATGCCGCCGAAGCAGCCTAG
- a CDS encoding substrate-binding domain-containing protein → MDIEDIEVNHPAGKGPNGADPLASEAVDLTDDQAEAVRNESFSVAIVFHHLKTAWTELQRRGLEERFDELGVTVDGVYGAEFNASKQTEIIEKLSDNEVDAVISIPVDTAATADAYRAVADAGIELVFMDNVPDGFEHPRDYAGCVSSDNEGVGIVAGRFLREFLGKGDVGMITFDAPFYVTDQRESGVRDVLRNSDDVTIAAEEGFTDPDDVYDLAQNMVVTNPNLNGMFVSWSDPPAVQATRAVEDVGRSEFVITTTGLSSRTVENIALGGPIKGTGAQFPYQQGIIEANMVGQALLGESTPPFIASGSLPVYRGNFKEQYPKHYQEGLPEDLLESSHSI, encoded by the coding sequence ATGGACATAGAGGACATTGAAGTGAACCACCCCGCAGGGAAGGGGCCGAACGGTGCAGATCCCTTGGCCTCCGAGGCCGTCGACCTCACCGACGACCAAGCCGAGGCCGTTCGAAACGAGTCGTTTTCGGTCGCTATCGTCTTCCATCACCTGAAGACGGCGTGGACAGAGCTACAGCGGAGAGGTCTCGAAGAGCGGTTCGATGAACTAGGCGTGACTGTCGACGGCGTCTACGGGGCGGAGTTCAACGCGAGCAAGCAAACGGAGATCATCGAGAAGCTGTCCGACAACGAGGTCGACGCCGTGATCTCGATCCCGGTCGACACGGCCGCGACGGCGGATGCGTACCGCGCCGTTGCCGATGCGGGAATCGAACTGGTGTTTATGGACAACGTTCCGGACGGGTTCGAGCATCCTCGCGATTACGCCGGCTGCGTGTCCTCAGACAACGAGGGCGTCGGTATCGTCGCGGGCAGGTTTCTCCGCGAATTCCTCGGGAAGGGCGACGTCGGAATGATCACGTTCGACGCGCCGTTCTACGTGACCGACCAGCGCGAAAGCGGCGTTCGAGACGTCTTGCGGAACTCCGACGACGTCACGATCGCCGCGGAGGAGGGGTTCACCGATCCCGACGACGTCTACGACCTCGCCCAGAACATGGTGGTGACCAATCCGAACCTCAACGGGATGTTCGTGAGTTGGTCGGACCCGCCGGCCGTCCAGGCCACCAGAGCGGTCGAGGACGTCGGCCGATCGGAGTTCGTCATCACGACGACGGGGCTGAGCTCTCGAACCGTCGAGAACATCGCCCTCGGCGGCCCGATCAAGGGGACCGGCGCTCAGTTTCCGTACCAGCAGGGGATCATCGAGGCGAACATGGTCGGACAGGCGCTGCTCGGCGAATCGACGCCGCCATTCATCGCGTCCGGTTCGCTGCCGGTCTATCGAGGGAATTTCAAAGAACAGTACCCGAAACACTACCAGGAAGGACTGCCCGAGGACTTGCTCGAATCCTCTCACTCGATATAG